The genomic stretch CGGCCCAGCAGGTCGCTGGCCGAGTAGTCGACGAAGCCCAGCACCTCGCTGACCGTGTCGCCGGCGACGACGTCCTTGACGTCGTAGTCGCCGTCGGGCAGCAGCTGGACGTGGACGGTGTTGGTGTCGCCGAACAGGTTGTGCAGGTCGCCGAGGATCTCCTGGTAGGCGCCGACCAGGAACATGCCCAGGTAGTAGTCCTGGCCGTCGTCCTTGGGGTGCAGCTCGAGCACGTGCTTGACGTCGCGCAGGTCGATGAACGAGTCGATCTTGCCGTCGGAGTCACACGTGATGTCGGCCAGGGTCGCGCGCCGGGTCGGCTCCTCGGCCAGCCGGTGGATCGGGCAGATCGGGAACAGCTGATCGACCGCCCACGCGTCGGGCAGCGACTGGAACATCGAGAAGTTGCAGAAGTACGTGTCCGACAGCGCCTTCTCGAGCCCCTCGAGCTCCTCGGGGATGTGGGGCTGGCCGCGGACCAGGCTGAGCACCTTCTCGCAGATCGCCCAGAACAAGTTCTCGCACGTCACCCGGTGCTCGAGCGACAGGTGGCCGAGGTTGAACAGCTGCAGCACCTGGTCCTTGTACTCGAGCGCGTCGTGGTAGCTCTCGAGCAGGTTCTTCTGCGACACCAGCTGGTAGGTGTCCCACAGGTTCTTGACCAGCGGCGCCGTCGGCTGCTTGATGTCCTTGGGCACGTCGGTGTCGAACTCGGTGACGCCGAGGACGTTGACCACCAGCACCGAGTGGTGGGCGGTGACCGCGCGGCCCGACTCCGAGACGACGTGCGGGTGCGGCACGTTGTCGGCGTCGCAGATCTCCTTGAGCGTGTAGACGATGTCGTTGGCGTACTCCTGCAGGGAGTAGTTCATCGACGACGCGAAGTTGGTCTGCGAGCCGTCGTAGTCGACGCCGAGGCCGCCGCCGACGTCGCAGTACGACAGGCCGGTGGCGCCGAGCTTGTACAGCTCGACGAACAGCCGGCCGGCCTCGCGCAGCGCGTTCTTGATGCTCTTGATCGCCGAGATCTGCGACCCCAGGTGGAAGTGCATCAGCTTGAGCGTGTCGATCTGGCCCCAGGCCTTGAGCTTGGCGACCGCGGTCACCATCTCGGACGCGGTCAGGCCGAACTTCGAGAAGTCGCCGCCCGACTGCTCCCAGCGGCCGGCCCCGCGCGACGACAGGCGCGCGCGCATGCCCAGGGTCGGCCGGATGCCGACCCGCTCGGACACCCGGTGGATCTGATCGATCTCCGACGGCTTCTCGATCACCAGCACGACCGTCCGGCCCAGCTTCGACGCCAGGAGCGCGGTCTCGATGTACTCCTCGTCCTTGTAGCCGTTGCAGATGATCAGCGCCTCGTCGTCCTGGTGGATCGCCATGACGGTCAGGAGCTCGGGCTTGCTGCCGGCCTCGAGGCCGTAGTGGAACGGCCGGCCGTACTCGATGATCTCCTCGACCACGGTCCGGTTCTGGTTGACCTTGATCGGGTAGACCCCGCGGTACTGGCCCTGGTAGCCGTACTCCTTGATCGCGCCGTTGAAGGCGCCACAGATCAGCTCGATCCGCGCCCGCAAGATGTCGGAGAAGCGCAGCAGGATCGGCAGCTGGATGCCGCGCCCGGTGAGCTCGTCGATGAGCTCGCGCATGTCCATCGTGCCGCCGGTGGGCCCGCGCGGCGTCACGATCAGGTTGCCCTGCTCGCTGATGTCGAAGTAGCCGCAGCCCCAGCGCTGGATGCCGTAGGTCTCCAGCGCCTCCGCGCGGTTCCAGCGGCGGAGAGGATCCTGAGCGAGCATCGCCTTGACGCGGGCCATGGGTCCATCTGTTACGGCCTTCCGCCCCCCTGCGCAATGGCGATGTGCAGGCGATCTCGGTGGCGTTCCGGTGACATCGGCCCGTGCGCCAGGGCCCGGTGGGCGCGCGGATGGTCGCGCGCGTGCGCCCGCCGGGCCGGTCGCGGGTAAGCTCGACGGGCATGACGATGAAGCGGTGGGCCGTGAAGCCCGGCGAGCTGCGGGCGCTGGCGCGGACGAGCCGGCTGGTCTGGGCCGCGCGCTGCGCGATGCGCACCGAGGAGTGGCGGCCGCCCGGCGTCGACGCGCTGTGGGACGACGGCCTGCGGCTGCTGGTCGAGGCCGCCGCCGCCGCGCCGGGGGCGATCGAGGTCGCGACGGTCGCGCGCGCGCTCGGCGACCGCGGCGCGCTCGCGTCCAATCGCCGGGACGGCACCGACGCCGAGGCCCTGGGACGGTGCATGAACTACGCGACCCTGACCGTGCGCTGCGCCCTCGAGGCGACCGCCCTGCCCGACGGGCCGGCCCTGGCCAAGGCGGTCATCGACGTCGCCAAGTACGCCGCGTCGATCCCGGCCCTGCTCGCCCACGCCGGCCTGACCCGGGCGCCGCCGGGCGCCGCCGCCGTCGACGTCGCCGCGGTCGCGGTCTGGGGCGCGATCCGCGCGGATCTGGCCCCGTGCGCGGCGACCGCGCCGGGCGTGTCGCTCGCCGACGTCCGCGCGCTGGCGCCGCTGTGGCCACCGGGCGCGCGCGCCTGGATCGCGCCCTGACCGGCCTCGACGAGGGGCGGGCTGCGGCCAGGCGACCGACTCCCCGCTACCGCGGCGGCGACCGCTCGACCGGCTCGGGGCCGACCTGCCCGAGGAGTCCGTGCGGCGGTCGACCTCGCGCCGAAGCGGCGTGTGATCCCGGCCGACCGGACCTCGCTCAGCGCGTGCCCGAGCGCGCCGACCGCCGCGATCCACAGGATCCCGGAACACGCGAGGCTCATCGGGCCGCCATCACCCGATCGCGCGCCCCGGCGCTTCGGCGGCGCCGAACCGCCGCCCAGCCTGCATAGTCGAGGCATGTCCCACTCGGCGGCGCTCGGCGTCTCCCTGGTCCTGCTGGTGGCGAACGCCTGGTTCGTCCTGTTCGAGTTCGCGCTCGTGCGCATGCGGGCCACGCGGCTCGAGGAGCTCGCCGAGCAGGGCGTCCGCAACGCGACCCACGCGCGGCGCATGCACGACCGGATGAACGACTACCTGGGCGCGTGCCAGGTCGGCATCACCACCGCGTCGCTGGCGATCGGCTGGCTGGCCGAGCCGGCGGTGTCGGCGCTGCTCGAGCCCGCGCTCGGCGCGAGCGCCCACGGCGTCGCGGTGGCGATCGCGTTCTTCCTCATCACCACCATCCACATCGTCGTCGGCGAGCAGGTCCCGAAGGCCGCCGCGATCCAGGTGCCCGAGCGCGCGCTCTTGTGGTCGGTGACGCCGATGCGCGTGTTCTTCGTCGTGTTCTTCTTGCCGCTCAAGGCGCTCAACGCGATCGTCAACCTGACCCTGCGGCTGATCGGCCTGTCGGTGCGACCGCACACGGAGCCGTCG from Myxococcales bacterium encodes the following:
- the speA gene encoding biosynthetic arginine decarboxylase, with the translated sequence MLAQDPLRRWNRAEALETYGIQRWGCGYFDISEQGNLIVTPRGPTGGTMDMRELIDELTGRGIQLPILLRFSDILRARIELICGAFNGAIKEYGYQGQYRGVYPIKVNQNRTVVEEIIEYGRPFHYGLEAGSKPELLTVMAIHQDDEALIICNGYKDEEYIETALLASKLGRTVVLVIEKPSEIDQIHRVSERVGIRPTLGMRARLSSRGAGRWEQSGGDFSKFGLTASEMVTAVAKLKAWGQIDTLKLMHFHLGSQISAIKSIKNALREAGRLFVELYKLGATGLSYCDVGGGLGVDYDGSQTNFASSMNYSLQEYANDIVYTLKEICDADNVPHPHVVSESGRAVTAHHSVLVVNVLGVTEFDTDVPKDIKQPTAPLVKNLWDTYQLVSQKNLLESYHDALEYKDQVLQLFNLGHLSLEHRVTCENLFWAICEKVLSLVRGQPHIPEELEGLEKALSDTYFCNFSMFQSLPDAWAVDQLFPICPIHRLAEEPTRRATLADITCDSDGKIDSFIDLRDVKHVLELHPKDDGQDYYLGMFLVGAYQEILGDLHNLFGDTNTVHVQLLPDGDYDVKDVVAGDTVSEVLGFVDYSASDLLGRLRANVEVALRKKLLTIEESRLLINRFRQGMIGYTYLDKE